In Xenorhabdus nematophila ATCC 19061, one DNA window encodes the following:
- the tssI gene encoding type VI secretion system tip protein VgrG has translation MSIKKHIDKLQKGQALVQQGQGAVQKAKQVAGKLGSGMSGTAGLIPGGGFTGGQGLAERSVGGQNAATKALEKVGQMLMGGRDPSGLQFTLTAGGLPPQTFVVTDFTLNESFSQPFSLRVGLASADPAIDFPAVLDRTATLTILQNGLEQRSITGIVSRFEQGNTGLHQTTYQMTIRPDLWRTTLRQNSRIFQQQDIATIITALLKEHSIRDVIFSLRHPHPAREFCVQYQESDFAFLQRLTAEEGIFYFFECSNGRNTLVFADDCGSVPPGIVIPYQPGEVNTMGEPAISSLTCSAQVRPAQVQLKDYTFKNPAWPAEFHQQMRDENLQQLYYEHYDYPGRFKDEAHGKDFTRYRLEALRSDAVMGQGSGHAIALQPGKLFILNNHPRTDLNQSWQTISASHSGSQPGALETATDGAGTTLHSHFYFIRQNQNWRPAPLSKPVMDGPQIAKVVGPAGEEIFCDQYGRVRLQFPWDRYGKSNDQSSCWIRVTQPWAGQGWGMLAIPRIGQEVVVDFLHGDPDQPIVTGRTYHASNIPPGALPGSKTQMAFRSKTHKGQGYNELLFEDARGSELLSLHAQKDMYTKVLNNRDTHVLANHSETVEKNQTITVNENKEETVTLNSTETVKEVRKLVTGNNYLIEVGAHKSETITNTLSINVGDVIELRCGLSVLRMDSAGRITLQGSEFKFEASGPVQITGKDIDLN, from the coding sequence ATGTCAATAAAGAAGCACATCGATAAATTGCAGAAAGGACAAGCCCTTGTTCAGCAGGGGCAAGGGGCTGTTCAGAAAGCGAAACAAGTTGCAGGTAAATTGGGCAGCGGCATGTCAGGAACAGCAGGTTTAATCCCGGGTGGTGGTTTTACCGGTGGGCAGGGGCTGGCAGAACGCTCAGTCGGGGGGCAGAATGCGGCCACCAAAGCGCTGGAAAAAGTCGGCCAGATGCTGATGGGCGGGCGTGACCCGAGTGGCCTGCAATTTACCCTGACCGCCGGTGGCTTACCGCCACAAACATTTGTGGTGACCGATTTCACCCTGAACGAAAGTTTTTCCCAGCCGTTCAGCCTGCGTGTGGGACTGGCGAGTGCCGACCCGGCTATTGACTTTCCGGCCGTACTGGATCGCACCGCCACGCTGACCATTCTGCAAAACGGTCTCGAACAACGCAGCATCACGGGGATCGTTTCCCGCTTTGAGCAGGGTAATACCGGGTTGCACCAGACCACCTACCAGATGACTATCCGGCCGGATCTGTGGCGCACGACCCTGAGACAGAACTCACGTATTTTCCAGCAGCAGGATATCGCCACCATCATCACCGCCCTCCTGAAAGAACACAGCATCCGCGATGTGATCTTCAGCCTGCGCCATCCTCATCCCGCGCGCGAATTCTGCGTGCAGTATCAGGAAAGTGACTTTGCCTTCCTGCAACGGTTAACAGCAGAAGAGGGTATTTTCTACTTCTTCGAATGCAGTAACGGGCGCAACACGCTGGTCTTTGCCGATGACTGTGGTTCTGTGCCGCCGGGCATAGTCATCCCTTATCAGCCCGGTGAAGTCAACACCATGGGTGAACCTGCCATCAGCAGCCTGACCTGCAGCGCACAGGTGCGGCCGGCTCAGGTACAGCTTAAGGATTACACCTTCAAGAACCCGGCATGGCCGGCGGAATTTCACCAGCAGATGCGGGACGAAAATCTGCAACAACTGTACTACGAGCACTACGACTACCCCGGCCGTTTCAAGGACGAAGCCCATGGCAAGGATTTTACCCGCTACCGGCTGGAGGCACTGCGCAGCGATGCCGTTATGGGACAGGGCAGCGGCCATGCGATAGCCCTGCAACCGGGCAAACTGTTTATCCTGAATAATCATCCCCGGACAGACCTGAACCAGTCATGGCAGACCATCTCTGCCAGCCACAGCGGCAGTCAGCCGGGTGCTCTGGAGACAGCAACCGACGGCGCAGGCACCACGCTGCACAGCCACTTCTATTTCATCCGCCAGAATCAGAACTGGCGCCCGGCACCGCTGTCCAAACCGGTGATGGATGGCCCCCAAATCGCTAAGGTGGTCGGCCCGGCCGGCGAAGAAATCTTCTGTGACCAATACGGGCGCGTGCGTCTGCAATTCCCGTGGGATCGCTATGGCAAATCCAACGACCAGAGTTCCTGCTGGATACGAGTGACTCAACCGTGGGCAGGGCAAGGCTGGGGCATGCTGGCCATCCCGCGCATCGGACAGGAAGTGGTGGTGGATTTCCTGCACGGCGATCCCGACCAGCCGATCGTGACCGGGCGGACTTACCATGCCAGCAACATCCCGCCGGGCGCCTTGCCGGGCAGCAAAACCCAGATGGCGTTCCGCTCCAAAACTCACAAGGGACAGGGCTACAACGAACTGCTGTTTGAGGATGCCAGGGGCAGCGAACTGCTGTCACTGCACGCGCAGAAAGACATGTACACCAAGGTGCTCAACAACCGTGATACCCATGTGCTGGCCAACCACAGCGAAACTGTGGAGAAAAACCAGACCATCACGGTCAATGAGAACAAAGAGGAAACGGTCACGCTCAACAGCACGGAAACGGTGAAAGAAGTGCGCAAGCTGGTGACGGGCAATAACTACCTCATTGAGGTCGGTGCGCACAAGTCAGAGACCATCACCAACACCCTTTCCATCAACGTCGGGGATGTGATTGAGCTGCGCTGCGGCCTGAGTGTGTTGCGCATGGACAGTGCCGGACGTATCACCCTTCAGGGCAGTGAGTTCAAATTTGAGGCCAGTGGTCCGGTGCAAATCACCGGCAAAGATATCGACCTGAACTAA
- a CDS encoding IS5 family transposase, with product MPRTMLSKPLWNKLAVLMQQSGYVYHKEEHYLTFEGILYRMRTGCPWRDVPTEFGKWNTIFKRFNDWSKKAIFNLLFKLLSENTDTEWLFIDGSIVRAHQHSSGAASVEDEAIGKSRGGLSTKIHLAVDSYGLPVHFELSGGQTHDIVHAESVVTHSPSSDFVIADKGYDSSTFRSCVEKHGAIAVIPYRKNSGRTDKNIDDYLYCHRHLVENAFAKIKHFRAIATRYDKLARNYASTLALAFTIVWLPMWVE from the coding sequence ATGCCAAGAACAATGTTATCAAAACCTTTATGGAATAAGCTAGCTGTATTGATGCAACAAAGTGGATATGTGTATCATAAAGAAGAACATTATCTGACTTTCGAAGGGATCCTTTACCGGATGCGAACAGGCTGTCCCTGGCGAGATGTCCCCACCGAATTTGGCAAATGGAACACCATTTTTAAGCGCTTTAATGATTGGTCTAAGAAAGCTATTTTTAATTTATTATTCAAATTATTATCTGAGAATACAGATACAGAATGGTTATTCATTGATGGCAGTATTGTTCGGGCTCATCAACATAGTTCAGGTGCCGCTTCTGTGGAAGATGAAGCCATTGGTAAAAGTCGGGGAGGACTTTCTACCAAAATTCATTTAGCTGTAGACAGTTATGGTCTGCCGGTTCATTTTGAGCTGTCCGGGGGTCAAACTCACGACATTGTTCATGCGGAAAGTGTGGTGACGCATTCGCCTTCATCGGATTTTGTGATCGCTGACAAAGGTTACGATAGCAGCACTTTCAGAAGTTGTGTTGAAAAACACGGCGCGATAGCGGTCATTCCTTATAGAAAAAATAGCGGTAGAACAGATAAAAACATTGATGACTATTTATACTGCCACCGGCATTTGGTAGAAAATGCCTTTGCCAAAATTAAACATTTCCGAGCAATAGCAACAAGATACGATAAATTAGCACGCAATTATGCCAGTACGTTAGCATTGGCGTTTACCATTGTGTGGCTGCCGATGTGGGTTGAGTAA
- a CDS encoding RHS repeat-associated core domain-containing protein: MSIRRDAPRTRAVYGNPSSPLAETTLNYNQVSLPATLTHQWNGSQLDIGYQYNADRQKTRVTFSDSSFAPAALPDLHQTYQSNNLNQYTAINDSAPEYDKRGNLIRHGEWSYAYDKENTLISAEKTGVQIEFGYDALNRRITKKVTKDNVTTPYAYLSVGDQEMAMLSGTGEVSDVYLYGAGPDEVVADITTRGQNFYFQDALGSTIALTNAQGEVIEKHGYTAYGLESGSGHDNAAFRFAGRRIDPETGLSYNRARYYSPTLGRFLQTDPAGTEGGLNLYAYVGNDPVNFIDPTGQWGETASLGLDALPVVGALKGGYEFFRDPSWINAGIAAAGIVPGGKVAAKGAKWASKAGREGEAAVKSVYNIGDKRKISVGEDRYRIPDGMPDKALNEVKNVKRQGLTRQLKDYSDYAQKERLDFNLFMRPDTKVSKPLQEQIDKGIIKRKDIP, encoded by the coding sequence TTGTCTATACGGCGGGACGCCCCGCGTACCCGGGCTGTCTATGGCAATCCCTCATCTCCCCTTGCTGAAACCACGCTGAACTATAATCAGGTCAGTCTGCCCGCCACCCTGACCCATCAGTGGAACGGCTCGCAACTCGATATTGGTTATCAGTACAACGCAGATCGCCAAAAAACACGTGTCACCTTTTCGGATAGCAGTTTTGCACCGGCAGCATTACCTGATTTACATCAAACCTACCAAAGCAACAACCTTAACCAGTATACGGCCATCAATGACTCGGCGCCTGAATATGATAAGCGCGGTAATCTCATCAGGCATGGGGAGTGGTCTTATGCCTATGATAAGGAAAACACGCTCATCAGTGCCGAAAAAACCGGGGTGCAGATTGAGTTTGGTTATGATGCCTTAAACCGACGTATCACCAAAAAGGTGACCAAAGATAATGTCACCACCCCTTACGCCTATCTCAGTGTTGGTGATCAGGAAATGGCGATGCTGAGTGGCACTGGCGAGGTGAGCGACGTCTATCTCTATGGTGCCGGCCCGGATGAAGTGGTGGCCGATATTACCACGCGCGGCCAAAATTTCTATTTTCAGGATGCGTTAGGCTCGACCATCGCCCTCACCAATGCGCAGGGTGAGGTTATAGAAAAACATGGCTATACTGCTTATGGGTTAGAGAGTGGTTCCGGCCATGATAATGCGGCTTTCCGTTTTGCGGGGCGACGCATTGACCCTGAAACGGGGCTGTCCTACAACCGTGCCCGCTATTACTCCCCGACGCTGGGGCGCTTTTTGCAGACCGACCCCGCAGGCACTGAGGGCGGTTTGAACCTGTATGCCTATGTGGGTAACGACCCCGTTAACTTTATCGACCCAACAGGGCAATGGGGTGAAACGGCCAGTCTCGGGCTGGATGCGTTACCGGTTGTCGGCGCCCTGAAAGGCGGTTATGAGTTCTTCCGGGACCCATCCTGGATTAATGCGGGCATTGCCGCGGCAGGTATTGTGCCGGGGGGGAAAGTCGCCGCCAAAGGGGCAAAATGGGCCAGTAAAGCAGGACGTGAAGGTGAGGCTGCCGTCAAAAGCGTCTATAATATCGGTGATAAAAGAAAAATAAGTGTGGGAGAAGATCGCTACCGTATCCCGGATGGAATGCCTGATAAGGCACTTAATGAGGTGAAAAATGTCAAGCGTCAGGGCCTGACCCGGCAGCTGAAAGACTACTCGGACTATGCTCAGAAAGAAAGGCTGGATTTTAACCTGTTTATGCGCCCGGATACCAAAGTCTCAAAACCGCTGCAGGAGCAGATTGATAAAGGCATTATTAAACGCAAGGATATCCCATGA
- a CDS encoding putative toxin — translation MNKSLKFLSEISLSLLVFLVFFVSLASTKAQAQAPSPLTHALTCTPPPADPEIKDLARALNYNLELIYEYVYYGIDYSTSFGLMKGPLGTFLDRRGNNMDQNVLFATLLRQSCIRADYRYSVLTVPAEMIANLIGVENSATRIAHELGNGGIPACVKVEGNDQCVDIGGPAKTVSIQQVLTDVTLGGKTYQFDPSFKSYQHLSPINAATAMGFDKTEFLAAATKGSSSVSGLPANIQSIRNLNRDNIRAKLNAYTETLANEIRKTHTSKSMADIFGGRTITDSNYLVTFSSNGTRCTEIENCTPVPNALKSAFTVKISDTPSSPASINMTFYSDQISGKRLTLNYNNANQPVLTLDGTVIATGSATKTKTQLITTTLSTPYVNANDETRKQVVDTGGTYSIILAAGDIGRDTLTHHQNATLKARAAGKTGTSEAVLGAGLAAVGYAYLSQSVNSNLLIANLGGFNTRHDYAVGVAGYNGSTYVDFPLYNISSSGKTRAISTRDLLSSVFNMGIFASFLESSSVKQIQEVEAVSTTRMFDYSNTSGIGFLEATPRNWPAVKRLLVNWTASDLARMEASLAGTSATNRKVFVPQNGLRAVNTWNGNGYYLLANNEKQLTLVSKISGGFNGGFASEKRSWLGDKWNMLKASAQSAYQSFKSADPVDLRSGYFLYDHEDISTGSAAYPFGLSLTRSYSSGQGNTKTALGYGWRHNFMLDAKRDSDPYEAFGQHNPLAAVTTIVAAQVIQDLGTDLTLTNTAISSIIGSWLMDQLVDNAITVQSNEGTQKFIKIPTAAGGVTFVPPPGDGSTLTLGQGDSVTITDKTGIITRFDKEGDIQSWEDKNRNTVTFAYSGTGKNKNLTTVSNGMGRKLTFSYNGNNQLTSVSDGSRSVSYGYDGKDNLISFKNTLNNTYHYGYEGSGLITTMYNPAFPKTTTVRNTYDHAGRVQTQADPFGNVWHYLFANGRRAQETDPRGNSRFFYYDRNGNLLLDVSQTRAGTRYTYNGIGLLTQRVDSWGLSQSFTYDDKANILTKTVSPAPKVIDNLTGIPPVPITEKWTYSALSLPVTHTDFLGRVTKYDYNGQGNLIKTTQAGVAKSGITGTHAPVTLTTYNARGLPVTTTDPEGRVLQNTYDPHTFDLVSTTLDPGTGRLNLTTAYTYDAAGNQIAEKDPRGYTTGYLYDAERRLTRVTAPDGKGMTQYVYDPNGNLSETKIATGEAVSPFLVTKTHYNAANNPLIVTEPDGKTTITTYDALNRVDTVTSSSGRRTRLTYDAASRPVDLIDEMANGHDASITKNPGTVVRETRSYTLSGHLSTLTDANNNTIKYKYDGFARQSELHYPDGAYDLRAFNAQGNEIVFQRRDKSQIGYEYDNLDRLIKKKLDNQNITNYEYDYSGRLLSLIPSANPELAVSYTYDTAGRPTSETTPLFGTTQFTLDNNGNRVSMTLPSRAGGLKVTRVYDTLNRLTGVYQGTETAPPIVNYTYDPAGRRTRAVYGNPSSPLAETTLNYNQASLPATLTHRWNGSQLDIGYQYNADRQKTRVTFSDSSFAPAALPDLHQTYQSNNLNQYTAINDSAPEYDKRGNLIRHGEWSYAYDKENRLVSAEKAGMKLEFGYDALSRRVIKKVTKDNVTTTYAYLSIGDQEMAVFSGIGAVDFTGAYLYGAGLDEVVADITTRGQNFYFQDALGSTIALTNAQGAVIEKHGYTAYGLESVSGSNNAAFRFAGRRIDPETGLSYNRARYYSPTLGRFLQTDPAGIEGGLNLYAYVGNDPVNFIDPTGQWGETVSLGLDALPVVGALKGGYEFFREPSWINAGVAVAGIVPGGKVAAKGAKWASKAGREGEAAVKSVYNIGDKRKISVGEDRYRIPDGIHTIDKTLNEVKNVKRQGLTRQLKDYSAYAQEKNLDFNLFIRPDTKVSKPLQEQIDKGLIKRKDIP, via the coding sequence ATGAATAAATCCCTTAAATTCTTGTCCGAAATTTCATTGTCCTTACTCGTTTTTCTCGTCTTTTTTGTCAGTCTGGCTTCGACAAAAGCCCAGGCTCAAGCCCCATCCCCTCTCACGCATGCTTTAACTTGTACGCCTCCGCCGGCCGATCCGGAAATCAAAGATCTGGCGCGTGCACTTAATTACAATCTCGAGCTCATTTATGAATATGTCTATTACGGCATTGATTATTCAACCTCATTCGGCCTGATGAAAGGCCCGCTGGGCACATTCCTTGACCGGCGCGGCAATAACATGGATCAAAATGTTCTGTTTGCTACGCTGTTGCGCCAGTCCTGTATCAGGGCCGATTATCGCTATAGTGTCTTAACTGTCCCGGCTGAAATGATAGCCAATCTGATTGGTGTCGAAAATAGTGCCACCCGGATTGCCCATGAGCTTGGCAATGGGGGAATACCTGCGTGTGTGAAAGTTGAAGGGAATGACCAGTGTGTTGATATTGGGGGACCGGCAAAAACGGTTAGTATTCAGCAGGTTTTAACAGATGTGACTCTCGGCGGTAAAACCTATCAATTTGATCCCTCCTTTAAATCCTATCAACATCTTTCCCCCATTAACGCGGCCACGGCAATGGGCTTTGACAAAACGGAATTTTTAGCGGCCGCAACAAAAGGGTCTTCTTCCGTTTCCGGTCTCCCTGCCAATATTCAATCGATCAGAAACCTGAACAGGGACAATATCCGGGCAAAACTCAATGCTTACACAGAAACGCTTGCCAATGAGATCCGTAAAACACACACTTCCAAGTCCATGGCCGATATTTTTGGCGGGCGCACGATCACAGACTCAAATTATCTTGTGACTTTTTCAAGTAACGGCACGCGTTGTACCGAAATAGAAAATTGTACCCCTGTACCGAATGCGCTTAAAAGCGCTTTTACGGTAAAAATTTCTGATACCCCCTCCTCTCCTGCTTCTATCAACATGACGTTTTACTCCGATCAGATATCGGGCAAGCGCCTGACTCTAAACTATAACAACGCCAATCAACCCGTTTTAACATTGGATGGTACGGTTATTGCCACAGGAAGTGCCACCAAAACAAAGACGCAACTCATCACGACGACACTCTCAACCCCCTATGTCAATGCTAATGATGAAACAAGAAAACAGGTGGTCGACACCGGCGGTACCTATTCCATTATCCTGGCCGCGGGTGATATTGGTCGTGATACACTCACCCACCATCAAAATGCCACCCTTAAAGCCCGGGCGGCGGGAAAGACCGGGACATCTGAAGCCGTACTGGGGGCAGGCCTTGCTGCTGTCGGGTATGCCTATCTGAGCCAGTCTGTCAATTCAAACCTGCTTATTGCCAATCTTGGCGGTTTTAACACCAGGCATGATTATGCCGTCGGGGTTGCCGGCTATAATGGGAGTACCTATGTAGACTTTCCCCTCTATAATATAAGCAGTAGTGGTAAAACCCGTGCTATTTCTACCCGTGATCTTCTCAGCTCTGTGTTCAACATGGGCATTTTTGCAAGTTTCCTTGAATCCAGCAGTGTCAAACAAATTCAGGAAGTGGAGGCTGTTTCAACCACACGAATGTTTGACTATTCCAATACCAGCGGTATCGGCTTTCTTGAAGCCACCCCCCGAAACTGGCCTGCGGTCAAACGCCTTCTGGTTAACTGGACAGCGTCAGATCTGGCCAGAATGGAAGCCAGCCTGGCGGGAACATCAGCAACGAATCGCAAAGTTTTTGTCCCGCAAAACGGTTTACGCGCAGTCAATACCTGGAATGGAAACGGCTATTACCTGCTGGCAAATAACGAAAAACAACTGACACTAGTGTCTAAAATCAGTGGGGGGTTTAACGGCGGTTTTGCTTCTGAGAAAAGATCCTGGCTGGGTGATAAATGGAATATGCTCAAGGCAAGCGCCCAATCCGCTTACCAGTCTTTTAAGAGTGCTGACCCTGTCGATCTCCGCAGCGGCTATTTCCTTTACGACCATGAGGATATCAGCACAGGATCTGCGGCCTATCCTTTCGGGCTGTCACTCACCCGCAGCTATAGTTCTGGCCAGGGCAACACAAAAACCGCGTTGGGTTATGGATGGCGTCATAATTTTATGCTGGACGCCAAACGTGACAGCGACCCGTATGAAGCCTTTGGCCAACATAACCCTTTGGCGGCTGTAACCACCATCGTGGCGGCACAGGTTATTCAGGATCTGGGAACCGATCTCACACTCACCAATACGGCAATCTCCTCAATAATTGGCAGCTGGCTGATGGATCAATTAGTTGATAACGCCATTACCGTTCAATCCAATGAGGGCACGCAGAAATTTATTAAAATTCCAACCGCCGCCGGAGGCGTGACCTTTGTTCCCCCGCCCGGCGATGGCTCAACCCTGACCCTGGGACAGGGAGACTCCGTGACCATCACGGACAAAACCGGCATCATCACGCGCTTTGATAAAGAGGGCGATATTCAGTCCTGGGAGGATAAAAACCGAAATACAGTGACCTTTGCTTATTCAGGCACGGGGAAGAATAAAAACTTAACAACTGTTTCCAATGGAATGGGACGAAAACTGACGTTTTCTTATAATGGCAATAATCAGTTAACCTCGGTTTCAGACGGTTCCCGTTCCGTCAGCTATGGTTATGACGGAAAAGATAACCTGATCAGTTTTAAAAACACGCTTAACAACACCTATCACTATGGTTATGAAGGTTCAGGCCTTATCACGACGATGTATAACCCGGCCTTCCCCAAAACTACTACGGTCAGAAACACCTATGACCACGCAGGGCGAGTTCAGACTCAGGCCGATCCCTTTGGCAATGTCTGGCATTATCTCTTTGCTAACGGACGTCGTGCACAAGAAACAGATCCCCGGGGCAACAGCCGTTTTTTCTACTATGACAGAAATGGCAACCTGTTACTTGACGTCAGTCAAACAAGGGCTGGAACACGTTATACCTATAACGGCATAGGGCTTCTAACACAGCGTGTTGATTCCTGGGGTTTATCACAAAGTTTTACTTATGATGATAAAGCCAATATCTTAACGAAAACCGTCTCCCCCGCTCCGAAAGTCATCGATAACTTAACCGGCATCCCCCCTGTACCAATAACAGAAAAGTGGACCTACTCCGCTCTTTCCCTGCCTGTCACGCACACTGACTTTTTAGGACGGGTGACAAAATATGATTATAACGGGCAAGGTAATCTTATCAAAACCACTCAAGCAGGGGTTGCTAAATCCGGGATAACGGGTACACATGCCCCTGTAACCCTGACGACCTATAATGCCCGGGGCTTACCTGTAACGACAACTGATCCTGAAGGGCGGGTGTTACAAAATACCTATGATCCACACACCTTTGATCTTGTATCAACGACATTAGATCCCGGAACCGGGCGTTTAAACCTGACAACGGCCTACACTTATGATGCGGCTGGCAATCAGATTGCGGAAAAAGACCCCCGGGGCTATACGACCGGTTATCTTTATGATGCTGAACGACGTCTGACACGAGTGACTGCGCCGGACGGAAAAGGCATGACACAATATGTCTATGATCCCAATGGCAACCTGAGTGAAACAAAGATTGCAACCGGTGAGGCAGTATCGCCTTTTTTGGTTACAAAAACGCACTATAACGCAGCCAATAACCCGCTTATCGTGACAGAGCCGGATGGCAAAACCACCATCACAACGTATGATGCCTTAAACCGGGTTGATACCGTTACCTCATCATCCGGGCGGCGTACCCGCCTAACCTATGATGCTGCCTCACGCCCTGTCGATCTTATTGATGAAATGGCCAACGGGCATGACGCCTCAATCACGAAAAATCCGGGGACGGTGGTACGGGAAACCCGCAGCTATACCCTGAGCGGTCATCTCTCCACCCTCACGGATGCTAATAACAACACTATCAAATATAAATATGATGGGTTTGCACGCCAGTCTGAACTCCATTACCCCGATGGTGCTTATGATCTGCGCGCATTCAATGCGCAGGGGAACGAGATTGTTTTCCAGCGCCGTGATAAAAGCCAAATTGGGTATGAATATGATAATCTTGATCGGCTTATAAAAAAGAAACTCGATAATCAGAACATCACCAATTATGAGTATGATTATAGCGGGCGTCTTCTCTCCCTCATCCCCAGCGCCAATCCGGAATTGGCCGTTTCCTATACTTACGATACGGCGGGACGCCCCACCTCTGAAACAACCCCGCTATTCGGCACGACGCAATTCACCCTGGATAATAATGGCAACCGCGTTTCCATGACGTTGCCTTCCCGGGCAGGCGGGCTGAAGGTCACGCGGGTTTATGATACACTGAACCGCCTGACCGGGGTTTATCAGGGCACAGAAACAGCCCCGCCAATCGTTAACTACACTTACGATCCGGCCGGCCGGCGTACCCGGGCTGTCTATGGCAATCCCTCATCTCCCCTTGCTGAAACCACGCTGAACTATAATCAGGCCAGTCTGCCCGCCACCCTGACCCATCGGTGGAACGGCTCGCAGCTCGATATTGGTTATCAGTACAACGCAGATCGCCAAAAAACACGTGTCACCTTTTCGGATAGCAGTTTTGCACCGGCAGCATTACCTGATTTACATCAAACCTACCAAAGCAACAACCTTAACCAGTATACGGCCATCAATGACTCGGCGCCTGAATATGATAAGCGCGGTAATCTCATCAGGCATGGGGAGTGGTCTTATGCCTATGATAAGGAAAACAGGCTGGTGAGCGCTGAAAAAGCCGGTATGAAGCTGGAGTTTGGCTATGATGCACTCAGTCGCCGTGTCATTAAAAAGGTGACCAAAGATAATGTCACCACCACGTATGCTTATCTCAGCATCGGTGATCAGGAAATGGCGGTATTCAGTGGTATAGGTGCCGTCGATTTTACCGGGGCCTATCTCTATGGTGCCGGCCTGGATGAAGTGGTGGCCGATATTACCACGCGCGGCCAAAATTTCTATTTTCAGGATGCGTTAGGCTCGACCATCGCCCTCACCAATGCGCAGGGTGCGGTCATCGAAAAACATGGCTATACTGCTTATGGATTAGAAAGTGTCTCAGGTAGTAACAATGCGGCTTTCCGTTTTGCGGGGCGGCGCATTGACCCTGAAACGGGGCTGTCCTACAACCGGGCCCGCTATTACTCCCCGACGCTGGGGCGCTTTTTGCAGACCGACCCCGCAGGTATCGAGGGCGGTTTGAACCTGTATGCCTATGTGGGTAACGACCCCGTTAACTTTATCGACCCGACGGGGCAATGGGGTGAGACGGTCAGTCTCGGGCTGGATGCGTTACCGGTTGTCGGCGCCCTGAAAGGTGGTTATGAGTTCTTCCGGGAGCCGTCCTGGATTAATGCGGGCGTTGCCGTTGCGGGTATTGTACCGGGGGGGAAAGTCGCCGCCAAAGGGGCAAAATGGGCCAGTAAAGCGGGGCGTGAAGGTGAGGCTGCCGTCAAAAGCGTCTATAATATCGGTGATAAAAGAAAAATAAGTGTGGGAGAAGATCGCTACCGTATTCCGGATGGGATTCATACTATTGATAAGACGTTAAATGAAGTGAAAAATGTCAAACGCCAGGGCCTGACCCGACAGTTGAAAGATTACTCTGCCTATGCGCAAGAAAAAAATTTAGATTTCAACCTGTTTATACGTCCAGATACCAAAGTCTCAAAACCGCTGCAGGAGCAGATTGATAAGGGCCTCATTAAACGCAAGGATATCCCATGA
- the tnpB gene encoding IS66 family insertion sequence element accessory protein TnpB (TnpB, as the term is used for proteins encoded by IS66 family insertion elements, is considered an accessory protein, since TnpC, encoded by a neighboring gene, is a DDE family transposase.) yields the protein MNILPAGTRIWIVAGVTDMRNGFNGLASKVQNALKDNPFSGQVFIFRGRRGDMLKVLWADADGLCLLTKRLERGRFVWPVTREGKVHLTPAQLSMLLEGINWKHPQRMERSGLRI from the coding sequence ATGAACATATTGCCAGCAGGCACGCGTATCTGGATCGTGGCAGGGGTCACTGATATGCGCAACGGGTTCAACGGTCTGGCCTCAAAGGTGCAAAACGCACTGAAAGATAATCCGTTCTCCGGGCAGGTCTTCATCTTTCGCGGTCGTCGGGGGGATATGCTTAAGGTACTGTGGGCTGATGCCGATGGGTTGTGCCTGCTTACCAAACGGCTTGAGCGTGGACGCTTCGTCTGGCCGGTGACCCGTGAGGGTAAAGTCCATCTGACTCCCGCCCAACTGTCCATGCTGCTTGAAGGCATAAACTGGAAACATCCGCAGCGGATGGAACGATCTGGTCTACGGATATAA